The genomic region CACATAGACAATCACCATAACCtgtcacagaaccacagaatcacagaatcaccatAGTCTGTTTCAACTCAGAAGAGCAACAGAGTCTGATGTGAGGGTTCTTCCACTTTCTTATAGATTCCGTTTGTGCTCATCTTTTTCCAAGGGCAAAAGTTATCATCTGACTCAGAGGCAGTGGAGCCCCATCCTCAGGAGCCTCAGACTCTTGATGACTCGGCACCTGCTGGTCAGTTTTTCCTTGTGAACTGGCCAGACCGTTATGAAGTCATCAGGGACAGAATTGAGCACATTGGTAAGTTATTGCATTAGGCTCAAAATCTTCAATATGGGCAAAGACGAAGCACAccttatatataaataaagccAAGAATTTATTGTTAGTACCAGTGAAATCTTAAGAAACAAATCATTATTAATCCAGATCGAATGggtacagaaagaaaaaaaaataataatacagtTAAAATTATTGTACATATGCTTTATTCACAcccttttcctgtcttcttctACTGCCCCTCTAGGTCCACAGGTGAGTGGTTTCATAGGAGAGGTTTTGTTCTGGTAGTGGGGAGGGGTTGTTTGGTGTGAATTATCAGCCTCTGGAGTCCTTTGATGGCATAAATACAATGTTGCATGGATGGTTTCTTCTTCCACATTCCAGGATGGAAATAACTCTGGAGTCATTTTCATCTGCTTACTAGCTCACTCTTACATGTTTCTGTTCATCCATCTTCAGCTCTATGTTACATCTGAATTCACCATATACAGTGTTCTTTACATGTGTTAGGTACTATTTCCTTGTTCTCTTTCTTACCCCTGAAACCAGTTTTGTTGAGCTCTAGGTCTCCACTTCTACAAAGAATAACAGCTTGTTACTTCTGTACATATAAGCCTATTCGTTGTaccacacaaaaaataaacaaaagtgaAACAAATTAGACGTAAATATGTTGTAAATTAGAGAAACTGCTGTCACAGCTAAACTAagtgaaaaaaagctgcaggcaGTTAAATAGAAGTTCAGACAGAGCAAACCCAACAAGACACTGTCCTGAAGTCTTGCAAATTTAGTACAAATCTCATATCCTGTTACTAGCAATGTCAGCACTGTATTTCAGTTAAATATGAATGTCAACTAATAACTGCTTGTATGCAGTTTGTACAAAACTCATGCTGTAAACCCATTATGAGGCAGTGAAGACTTGACCAGTCACTGTGCTTTATAGATACAACCAGTTCCAATCTGGAAGTAATCAGTAGAAATTGGAAACTCACAGAGGTGGGACTGGGACACCTATGCCTTTATTCTTTTAGCTTTGAAAATAGGTGCCAGTATAATGAATGCAATAGGATGGGGCTGCCACGATTATTAAAATAAGGAAAGGCCTGCTATGAGAATTAATTGGTGTTAACAGATCTTTGCCATGCCAAGCAGATGTCGTGTGAGTTACAAGAAGGCAACACATTACAGCCACCCAGCATCTGTGCAGTCAGCAGTCAATGACTTCACCTTGTAGCTGGAGCATCTACTTTCCTAATGGCACCCACACTGCCTCATGTTCACCATTGTCATCCTCACTGATGGCAAGAAAGCGGTTCAGGGAACAGAAGTAAGTTTGCACAGCCAAAGTTAGTCCATGCACAGGTTGATACATGTCTTTATTTGGAGTTACAGTGAAGATTTGTTCATAGATCCAAAAAATGAGCTTCAAAAGGGTATGCTTCCTTATTCTTTTATGTGCAACCTATATAAATAGGGTGAACTACTTTTCAGTGTGTCCATATTTTAAAGACTCTTATACAAGTTTCCTTCTTGTACTCCTGcgtttctctcctttttcagatTGGGTACCCACTGCCCCTGAGCCATTGTACACTCCAACAGGTTTGGAGATGACACCTCAATACCAAACTCCTGAGACAGGCAATGTTATTTATCCAGGCAAAGAAGGTGGGAACACTCTGAGAAATCATGCTGTCAAAGCACCTGCTTTGATTTCCTGTATGACTAATGCAAAGGCTGATGAAATCAATATAATTTTCTATTGTTATTTTAAAGCACTtgggaataaattatttttctatagaTAAGGAAGGAAATCAGTTACACAGCTGCCTCATCAACTATGAGCTCTGTTTATACTGTCAAGATCTGTTATACTGTATAAGCTCTGCTTATACAGAACTCCAGCTCAGTTCAAGCCATTGTTTTCAGTAAATAACAGTATGAACCAGCCTAAAATGAGTTTTTTATGAAAATCTGAGTGAAGTAATATAACAGccagaagagtgaaaaaagaTGAGATCTGTGTAACTGCAAGATCAATACTAAAGTACTCTTTGACATCATGTTTATTTAGAAATTAGGAACTGGTGCAGTATGAATACGTTGCCTTTCACTAGTAGGTTGCTACATTTGGTGGCCAAGAAAACTGGTAACTGCTTTCTGACTAGTAAGGAACCTCTGTTCTCTTCAGCTCAACCTGGTAATTTATTGAAAGGGATAAGATGTGGATCTGAATCCTAGTTCCCCACCTTTTCGAAAACTAGAGCAGTGGTTCCTGTTACCTTCCTTTAGTTgctgttctttaaaaatgaaacttttcatGTCCTTTTTTATGGACTTGAACCTCATGCACAGGTGACTGGAAGTGGTTCTTATTTCGGCCTGTACAACTCTCCAGTAAAGAGTGTGTTTTGGTATCATAGTTCTCAGGCTTCATGAATAAAACTTCCCAACCAACGAGGGGAAAACTTCTGCCTTTAAGTGTGGCCAGTTCTCCCTCCTGCTTCTGAGTAATGATTTTGTGCAGGCAATTGCAGGCATTGAGCAATTCCTGGGCTAGCAAACATAAAGCTGCAGAAGAACATGAGTGTTTGCTATCACTGTGAAGTTTATGTATCTAAACTGATGGATAGCAGTAGTTAGTATCTGTTGACTGCAGCATGAGTTTTTAAACTACTCTAATTGTATGTTCACTGTTGAGAGTGTGCAATTTTGCACCCTTGCCTTAGTTTTGGCTGGCAGCAGGGCCGACAGAGAActtcagagctctgcagcctttACTTGCCCGTCCTTGCTTGCAACAAGGAAAGCTGAAACCTTGTGTgacctgagctgctgggaactgcagctgcCTGAGGGACAGAAGCAGGTGGGAATAGGGACTTTGGAGTCCCATGGAGTTAATGTTTGTCCTGTTGCTGGGACAAAAACTCCCATCTTAGTAGCTTTGCCATTATATAGCAATAAATATGTTTCTCAAAACCGTAAAATCCTCCTCACAAGAGAAGCTCTATAGGGTAGCACAGGCATCTGCATTTTCTGAATTTATGACCTGAGTGCCTCAGACTGGCATGTAATGAGCCATTGCATCCTGtgggagacagcagcagcactctCCTGATTCCCACTCaatttgaatttgaatttaGCAGTAGTCAGGGTTGCTGCCTGTCTGGGAATTACCTGCTGCTGAGTTCCTGCATTTAAAGCtgatttgggaaagaaaaatgcaatcCAGTGGTGACTCCCatgtagaaaaattaaaatgccatGATAGAAATCGTGGATTCTATCCATGCATTTCATTCTGTACCATTTGACTGCACACTAAAAGGGATGCAAACATGTCAGTTGCAACATAGCAGTGATTGCTGCTGGGTCTGAGCTTCATCTTTTTACTTCTAGTCTGGAATAATTGAATacacaaatttaaaaactaaGTGCTAGCAACAATTGTCAACTACATATGATTTTTGAGTACAGTGGTTGCCCATTTGATGAAAAGACATGGGGGAGCTGAATACTAGAGTCTTTCCACCTGACTGTTTCCTTGCTTAAGCAGAGAGTATGAATGGCCATTTTCTCATAAAGAGGGACATACGCATCTCCAAGACAGAACCAGAGCTTAGGGTGGCTGAAATCCATCAAGTTAAGTGTGAATGGgcaacaaaatatttgtataattCCTTTTACCCTTACCTAAGATATGCTTTGAAGTTCAGATCCATGCAGTTATCTATTTCTAGAGGAATTTTGAGAGGCATGCAGGTATTCCCCAAAATTTTTGAACTGAAATTAAAGACATTTGTTCTGTACCTTCCCCTAGCTAACAAAACTCCTGATTTATCTGTTTCCAAGTGAGAGATCACTGCCCCTTGAAGCCAGCCCTCCATCAGAAAGAGGACAACACGCTGATCTTCGAAGCGAGGTTTGAAAGTGGGAATTTGCAGAAAGTGGTAAAAATGTAAGtttctaatattttcttcttttattacAATGCTGTTATCTGAGTTGTTATTATCAGCAGCCTGATATTCATTTCTGACCAGAATGTGTTACTCTAGGTTTGTAATTTGGTTTACATTAGTAGAATAAGCATGAAAAGTAGTTTCTCGAAGCCTTCACTAGAAATTATCTTAAGCCATTCTGTTGCACTGGACAGTTTCTATAGGTGATAATCACTGACACAAACTCAACACCTGCTCTTAAGCACCTTCTTTCAAAGCATAGTGTGGAGAACATTTTTAGAAGTCCTGGTTATTATTACAAGTCCTAActaaaacagcagctgcattATTGTCATTACTAGTGTGCTTAGGCACCCTTTCCTGGCAGCTACGTAGACTTTCATTTATGAAAGTATAAACTGGATTTGCACCTGATTCACTGCCAAGTGCTTTTTAATGCCAGTCCCCATTATTTGGCACTGCATCATCCTGCCCTGCTGACCAGTGTCACaactttttatcttctttctgcCTACCAGCAACGAATTTGAGTACCAGCTGACTCTGCGCACGGACCTCTACACCAGCAGACACACACAGTGGTACTACTTCCAAGTAAGCAATACGCAGGCAGGGGTCCCGTATCGTTTCACTATTGTCAACTTTTCCAAGCGTAACAGCTTATACAAACATGGCTTGCAGCCACTGTTGTACTCGGAAGCCGACGCTAAGAAGCACCAGGTTGGCTGGAGAAGGACTGGAAACGAAATCAAATATTATGCAAACAACGTGGGCCAAGGCCGACATCGATATTTCTCACTCACTTGGACGTTTCAGTTCCCTCACGACCAAGACACTTGCTACTTTGCCCACTGCTATCCTTACACCTACTCCAACCTGCAGGAGTACCTGGTGGCCATCTCTAAAGATCCAGTGAAGTCCAAGTTCTGCAAGATCCACATCTTGTGCCGTTCATTGGCGGGAAACATAGTGAATGTTTTAACTATCACCAACCCCTCCAAAAGTGACAAGGACACTCAGAGGAAGGCTGTGATACTAACAGCGAGGGTGCATCCAGGAGAAACTAACAGTTCCTGGATAATGAAGGGCTTTCTGGATTACATTCTTGGAGATTCAGACAAAGCTCAACTGCTAAGGgacaattttgttttcaaagtggTGCCCATGTTGAATCCCGATGGCGTGATTGTGGGGAATCACCGTTGCTCTTTAACAGGTCAGGACTTGAACCGCAAATACAGATCCAATGTGAAGAAATGGTATCCTTCCATCTGGTACACACAAAACATGATCAAAAGGTAACCTCATGCTTTCCCTTTAGAACAGATGCCCCATTGTCTCTTTGCTGTTGTGTCTTATTTTGACACTGTTTACACCTTTGCTCCGTATATAAGTGTTTATGTCAGTTTTGTTTAGATTCAGTTTTATTCCAGAGTGGGTTCATTTTTCATTAGTATTGTGCAGGTTTTCCTTTATTATAATTTCTCCATTCCTGGTAATAAGTTATGTTTCCATGGTAAAAGAGGTTTTGTCAAACCATTTTCAGAGTATTTCTCCCCACTATCTTCTGCCAAAATCTCTTTATCAAATACcttatttctctcattttcttattttctggaATTCAATCACCTTCCAGAAGGAAGGTGGGCTCAGAATAGATCACAGGTGTTGATTTGACAGCAAAGATTGCCAAATTTTCTAAATGCTTTGCTACAAATGTGTTTGATGTCTTATGCAAACTTCTAGATATGGGGAGATTGATACTCTGGATATAAAACTAAGCCTTTGGTAGTTAAACAAGGTCTTCAGCTAGGAAACTGAATTCCTCTGGTTTAACTTCTGTAACAAATTAATGCAAACAAGACTCGTGTGTAAAAAGGCAGTGCCACAATTAGTacatttaatgtttttcatCTAGTTACAGCCTGTCTTAATATCTGTGTTCTTTCAAATGAATGTTTTGGCATATAGAACCCTAGCTTAGAGGGGATGAGTGCTGCACTTCCCCTTTTCCATAAGAATTCCTCCCTGTTTTACTATATGAAGACAGCCTGCCCATGTAAGTGCCCTATAATTAATATTCATTATGCCTGCTGAAGTGCCACTGACCTTCAGCCTCACATTCTGCCAGCTGAGACAGATATGTTAATTACTGCTTCCTTCTTAGTTCCACCATGGATTTCCAACTCCTGCCCAGCATAAAGCCCCAGGTGATACTTTGTGGTATTATCACATCTCCTCTCCAGAGCTCTGCTTCAAAGCAAATGGGAACATTAGGGTTGTGGGTAGACACCCCAATGTGTCTACCtgcaaattttctttaaaaagctaGTTGTGCAATAATGTACTGCAGAATTCTGGCACACCATAAAAATTCATGTCTCCAGTTTGATGAAAGGAAGAGCATGCACTGACATTTATGCTTCAGTCTCATAACTGTACAGCACATTTACAATaatgaaagagcagcagataaGAAGAGCAGGTTTCAGCTGCACAGTGTGGTCATGTACACATCTCCAGAGATGGATATATATAATAACTAAGCCTGAGAGTTAGAACAAACACATGGACAAAGGCTGATGGGGCATATATCTTATTTCTGTGCAGTGACAAGTGTTTTATTCTGGCAGAACTGAGCAGTTAGGCTCTAGTCTAGCACACACCTTAGAGCTCAGAATATGAACCCTGTACTGATTTCTTGCTCTCTAGGTTACACTTGAGCTTCAGTGTAACATTATCTTAGACTAGTTTCTGAGGTGGAATAAAAAGCCACACTTTTAATAAAGTATTCTATATCATTCCGTATTACAGAGTAATGGAGCAACGTGATGTTTTTCTGTATTGTGACATCCATGGTCACAACAGGAAGCAAAATGTCTTCATGTATGGCTGTGagagaaagcaagaaggaaagGCACCACGTGCGCATCCACGCAGCTTCCCCCTCTTGCTGAGCAAGAGCTGCCCAGATATGGTAAGCAAATGTCTAACTAGAAACTTAGTTTCCTGAAAAATCAACCATCCGGGAtccttaattttttgttaaGGTATCACATTTACTAAAATACTACACTTCACCCAGTGAAATAATCTTCAGTTGTCTGAAAGTAGAAAAGgcagtaaaaatgaaatgttaactCTGTTGAAATTCCAGTACTGCAGTGTGTCATGATGAGCTGGTACATAAAgttagcatttttaaaaggctttttaaaagaactggggggaaaaagggaataTTAAAGTTGTTTTAACAGTGACAAGaacaaaagttaaaaattgTATATTCATATATGAGAGAaactaaaggagaaaaatgtctttCCAGATTGAACCCTTTTTGAAACTTATCTTGAAAATCTTTTCATCATCACCATACTTATGTAAGATATATCAActaggaaaaaagaagtttacTAGGAAATtatggcttttaaaatatgtcattTTCCAGCAAAATCTGACAGCATCAGCTTCATTTGAATCAAAAGGTTGTTACATCTCCATTATACCAGTAATATAACAGTATGCTCTGAGCTCAGCTGTGCAGTGTTCAAGTAGAACTAAAGCTCAT from Heliangelus exortis chromosome 1, bHelExo1.hap1, whole genome shotgun sequence harbors:
- the AGBL3 gene encoding cytosolic carboxypeptidase 3 encodes the protein MPCPNARAEGRNEESPAVREEGSSDEGCPNSSVAEDSPPCAVLAGQKLSSDSEAVEPHPQEPQTLDDSAPAGQFFLVNWPDRYEVIRDRIEHIDWVPTAPEPLYTPTGLEMTPQYQTPETGNVIYPGKEVRDHCPLKPALHQKEDNTLIFEARFESGNLQKVVKINEFEYQLTLRTDLYTSRHTQWYYFQVSNTQAGVPYRFTIVNFSKRNSLYKHGLQPLLYSEADAKKHQVGWRRTGNEIKYYANNVGQGRHRYFSLTWTFQFPHDQDTCYFAHCYPYTYSNLQEYLVAISKDPVKSKFCKIHILCRSLAGNIVNVLTITNPSKSDKDTQRKAVILTARVHPGETNSSWIMKGFLDYILGDSDKAQLLRDNFVFKVVPMLNPDGVIVGNHRCSLTGQDLNRKYRSNVKKWYPSIWYTQNMIKRVMEQRDVFLYCDIHGHNRKQNVFMYGCERKQEGKAPRAHPRSFPLLLSKSCPDMFSFPDCRFRVQKSKAGTGRVVMWKMGISNSYTLEASICGSQLGCRQSTHFDMKDLESIGQHFCDALLNYGVHNKEEHEKVVKQEDRLNPKVKNSDVSLWDSSSQDSDSSDSFELVAHPPKLGTKKKTKTSREHFHSTAKDRSHETKNTQHIETQHELFQVLDTAKKDIHKPLKEPAIKCPKSMTSFLKKVAK